In a single window of the Clostridia bacterium genome:
- a CDS encoding DUF1294 domain-containing protein → MNVLLGATNIYFNAMCAFFAVMCIIGFFLIRTDKKRWVAQKNRSDAMMSKRKKAEDAAEEETETAKGKKGKKEKKPKKEEPFEYEARVPDKALFAIAILFGAAGELLAMLIYRHKWYKFYFRTFIPILTVVNIIIAAVILYFLYTKGDGTVTYKNW, encoded by the coding sequence ATGAACGTATTACTTGGCGCAACGAACATATATTTCAACGCCATGTGCGCTTTCTTCGCCGTGATGTGCATCATCGGCTTCTTTCTCATCCGCACGGATAAGAAGCGCTGGGTGGCGCAGAAAAACCGCAGCGACGCCATGATGAGCAAGCGCAAAAAGGCCGAAGACGCCGCGGAGGAAGAAACGGAAACCGCAAAGGGCAAGAAAGGCAAGAAAGAAAAGAAGCCCAAAAAGGAAGAGCCCTTCGAGTACGAGGCGCGTGTACCCGACAAAGCCCTCTTCGCCATCGCCATATTGTTCGGCGCGGCAGGCGAACTGCTGGCTATGCTCATCTACCGCCACAAATGGTACAAGTTCTACTTCCGTACCTTTATCCCCATCCTGACCGTCGTCAACATCATCATCGCCGCCGTCATACTGTATTTCCTCTACACCAAGGGGGACGGCACCGTCACTTATAAGAATTGGTAA
- a CDS encoding haloacid dehalogenase-like hydrolase has product MKPTVALLYDFDKTLSTRDMQEFTFIPSLGLEPHEFWASANSMAQREKMDSILAYMYCMIQKAEEKGLPLTRDMLMQCGKDIVYHKGVEEWFEHINEVGEKAGVHVEHYILSSGLREIVQGSSIAHHFTEIFASEFLYKDGKAVWPKTAVNYTAKTQFVYRINKGVLDISNDTDLNRSTPEDTRHVYFNNMIYIGDGLTDVPCMKLVKLSGGHSIALHQPDKRGLVEDLLKHDRVDFIFEADFRVGQPFERAVAAILRKLAVDNGLKALSMEQRKKL; this is encoded by the coding sequence ATGAAACCCACCGTTGCCTTGCTGTACGACTTTGACAAAACGCTATCCACGAGGGATATGCAGGAATTTACCTTTATCCCCTCTTTGGGCCTCGAGCCGCACGAGTTTTGGGCGAGCGCCAACTCGATGGCACAGCGCGAAAAAATGGACAGCATCCTCGCCTATATGTACTGCATGATACAAAAAGCCGAGGAAAAAGGCCTGCCCCTTACGCGCGATATGCTGATGCAATGCGGCAAGGATATCGTGTACCACAAGGGCGTGGAGGAATGGTTCGAGCATATCAACGAAGTGGGCGAAAAAGCGGGCGTGCACGTGGAACATTATATATTGAGTTCGGGCCTGCGGGAAATCGTGCAAGGCTCGTCCATCGCGCACCACTTCACGGAGATATTCGCCAGCGAATTTTTGTACAAGGACGGCAAGGCCGTGTGGCCCAAGACCGCCGTCAACTACACCGCCAAGACGCAATTCGTCTACCGCATCAACAAGGGCGTATTGGATATCAGCAACGACACCGACCTCAACCGCTCTACCCCCGAGGACACCCGCCACGTGTACTTCAACAATATGATCTATATCGGCGACGGACTGACAGACGTGCCGTGTATGAAGTTGGTGAAACTGTCGGGCGGACACAGCATCGCTTTGCATCAACCCGACAAGCGCGGGCTGGTGGAAGACCTGCTGAAACACGACCGCGTGGACTTCATCTTCGAGGCGGACTTCCGCGTGGGGCAACCCTTCGAACGGGCCGTGGCGGCCATATTGCGCAAATTGGCCGTGGACAACGGACTGAAAGCGCTGTCGATGGAACAACGAAAAAAATTGTAG